In the Mesorhizobium sp. M1D.F.Ca.ET.043.01.1.1 genome, TCGCCGAACACGATATCCAGCGATCCTATGATGGCCGCGACGTCGGCGATCATGTGTCCGCGCGACAGGTGATCCATCGCCTGGAGGTGGGCGAAAGACGGCGCGCGTATCTTGCAGCGGTAGGGAACATTGCTGCCGTCCGAGACCAGATAGACGCCGAACTCCCCTTTCGGCGCTTCCACCGCGGCATAGACCTCGCCGGGCGGCACGCGGTGCCCTTCGGTGTAGAGCTTGAAATGCTGGATCGTGGCCTCCATCGAGCGCTTCATGGTGGCGCGAGGCGGCGGCGTGATCTTCCGGTTCGCCACCGCGACCGGTCCCGCGCCGTCGGCCGAGCGCAGTTTTTCCAGGCACTGCCGCATGATCCGCACCGACTGGCGCATCTCTTCCATGCGCACGAGATAGCGGTCGTAGCAGTCGCCGTTCTTGCCGACGGGAATGTCGAAATCCATCTCGGGGTAGCATTCATAAGGCTGCGCCTTGCGCAGATCCCAGGCGGCACCCGAGCCGCGCACCATCGGGCCGGAGAACCCCCACGCCCACGCGTCGTCCAGTCCGATTACGCCGACATCGACATTGCGCTGTTTGAAGATGCGGTTTTCTGTCAAGAGTTCATCGAGATTGCTCAACGCCTTGAGGAACGGGTCGCAGAAGTCCCAGATGTCGTCGAGCAACTTTCCCGGCAGGTCCTGATGCACGCCGCCGACCCTGAAGTAGTTGGCATGCATGCGGGCGCCGGATGCGCGCTCATAGAACACCATCAGCTTCTCGCGCTCGGCGAAGCCCCAGAGCGGCGGCGTCAGCGCGCCGATATCCATCGCCTGCGTGGTGACGTTGAGCAGATGCGACAGCAGCCGGCCGATTTCGCAGAACAGGACGCGGATGAGCTGCCCACGCCGGGGAACCGATATTTCGAGCAGCTTCTCGGCGGCGAGGCAGAAGGCATGCTCCTGGTTCATCGGCGCCACATAGTCGAGCCGGTCGAAATAGGGCAGGGCCTGCAGGTAGTTCTTGTATTCGATCAACTTCTCGGTGCCGCGGTGCAGCAGGCCGATATGCGGATCGGCGCGATCGACGATCTCGCCGTCCAACTCGAGCACCAGCCGGAGCACACCGTGCGCCGACGGGTGCTGCGGTCCGAAGTTGAGCGTGAAGTTGCGGACGGCGGTTTGGGCCATGGCGGCGCCTCCGCGAAATCTGGTTGCTTTAGCGGGTACCGCCCGGCTTCGCGGTCAGCCCTGCGCTACGGCGCCAATCATGTCGTCGTCTGGATGATCAGCGTGAGGGTACCGTCGCCATCGATGTTGGCAGCGACGACTTGCGATGAATTCAAGCCGTTCGCGCGCAGGACCGATACCGCCTCGGGCGAGTCGTCGACCGACTTCTGCAGCTTCGCCAGGTCGTTCGCGGTCGTCCTGGTGACGACGGCTTCCGCCTGTGTCTTCACTTCAGCGGGCAGATCCTCCATCGCCACCACCACAACGTTGGTGAAGCGCTGACCGGGATTTTCCGGATCGGGTTGTGCCTGGCCGGGCGCGGGTTCCTGCGCCGGAGGCAAGGCCTGCGGCGATTGCGGATCCGCGCGTTGGGCGCAAACCGGCTGCGCAAGTGCCAGGGCCGAAAGCGTGAGGACCATCGTCAATGTCCGCATCGTCTTTCCTTCCATGTCTCGAAGTCTGACGACACAACCCCTGCGCGGGGCGATGGTTCCCGGCGGCGGCCGCAAACTGGCAGCGAAGGCCGGCCGTTCCGCCGGCCAAGCGGAGATCACACAACCAGCACCGACAGCGCCGCGGCCTGCAGGCGCTCGAACGCCGCGAAGCGCCTGTCGTGCCAGGCGGCAAGCGAGGCGGTGGGCGAATAGACCTCGCCCACCTCCGACATCGCCGCCATGGCCGCGGGAAGGTCGGGGTGGCGGCCGGCGGCGACGGCGCTGAGCATCGCCGAACCGAGAAGCACCGGCTCGGGAGAGGTCGGCGCGTAGACCATCTTCCCGGTGGTGTCGGCGATGAGCTGCCGCACCAGCGGGCTCTGCCCCGCGCCGCCGCTGATGGCGATCGTGTCGATCCCGATGCCGCAGGCGCGCATGGCCTCCAGGATCTGGCGCGCGCCGTAGCCCAGGCCGCAGAGGCCGGCGAGATAGAGCGCGACGAGGCTGTCGGCGCCGGTCGCCATGTCCAAGCCGGCGATCAGCGCGCGCGCTTCGGGATTGGCCAAGGGCGCTCGATTGCCGAGAAATTCGGGAACGACGTGCAGGCCGCCGATGAGCCTGTCCGCCCTGGCCGCGCCGCCATGCCGCTCGGCCTCCTGCGCCAGCCATTGGCTGAGGCTCTTGCCGCTTCGCGCCGCGATGCCGGCAAGCTCGACGGCGGCGGGATGCATGCCGACCAGGCGGTCGATGGCGGCGCCCGCGGCCGACTGGCCGCCTTCGTTGAGCCACAAACCCGGCACCATCGCGGAGAAGTAAGGACCCCACACGCCCGGCACGAAGGCCGCCTGCCAGGTCGTCGTCATGGTGCAGGCGGAGGTGCCGAAGACATAGGCCATGCGCGTCGTCACATCGCCGGCGCCGCCGCGCGCGCCGACCGAGCCGATGCCGCCGGCATGGGCATCGATCATGCCGGCCGCCACCGGCGTTCCAGGCAGAAGGCCAAGCTCGGCCGCCGCCCCCTTCGTCAAGCCGCCGGAGAGCGCGCTGCCGGGTGCGACGATCTCGGTGCCGATGCGCGCGAAGCTCTCATCCGCAAGCGCGCCCAGGCCGATTTTGCGAAAATATGCGTCATCCCAGCGCGCCTCATGCGCGAGATAGGTCCATTTGCAGGTCACCGTGCAGGTCGAGCGGGCCAGGCTGCCGGTCGCCCGCCAGGTGAGGAAATCGGCGAGGTCCATGAACTGCCATGCCGTGGCGAAGGTCCGCGGCATGGTCTCGGCGAGCCACAGGAGTTTCGGCGTCTCCATCTCGGGCGAGATCGTGCCGCCGACATAGCGCAGCACGTCCTCGCCGGTGTCGTTGATCCTGCGCGCCTGCTCGGTGGCGCGATGATCCATCCAGACGATGATGTTGCGCTCCGGGTCGCCCGACGGGCTGA is a window encoding:
- a CDS encoding FGGY-family carbohydrate kinase — protein: MSSHFIGIDIGTGSARAGVFDEAGAMLASAKADIAVWHAEGHIVEQSSNDIWRAVAATVREAVALAGISAQSVHGIGFDATCSLVVLGPEGKPITVSPSGDPERNIIVWMDHRATEQARRINDTGEDVLRYVGGTISPEMETPKLLWLAETMPRTFATAWQFMDLADFLTWRATGSLARSTCTVTCKWTYLAHEARWDDAYFRKIGLGALADESFARIGTEIVAPGSALSGGLTKGAAAELGLLPGTPVAAGMIDAHAGGIGSVGARGGAGDVTTRMAYVFGTSACTMTTTWQAAFVPGVWGPYFSAMVPGLWLNEGGQSAAGAAIDRLVGMHPAAVELAGIAARSGKSLSQWLAQEAERHGGAARADRLIGGLHVVPEFLGNRAPLANPEARALIAGLDMATGADSLVALYLAGLCGLGYGARQILEAMRACGIGIDTIAISGGAGQSPLVRQLIADTTGKMVYAPTSPEPVLLGSAMLSAVAAGRHPDLPAAMAAMSEVGEVYSPTASLAAWHDRRFAAFERLQAAALSVLVV
- a CDS encoding NADH-quinone oxidoreductase subunit D, with protein sequence MAQTAVRNFTLNFGPQHPSAHGVLRLVLELDGEIVDRADPHIGLLHRGTEKLIEYKNYLQALPYFDRLDYVAPMNQEHAFCLAAEKLLEISVPRRGQLIRVLFCEIGRLLSHLLNVTTQAMDIGALTPPLWGFAEREKLMVFYERASGARMHANYFRVGGVHQDLPGKLLDDIWDFCDPFLKALSNLDELLTENRIFKQRNVDVGVIGLDDAWAWGFSGPMVRGSGAAWDLRKAQPYECYPEMDFDIPVGKNGDCYDRYLVRMEEMRQSVRIMRQCLEKLRSADGAGPVAVANRKITPPPRATMKRSMEATIQHFKLYTEGHRVPPGEVYAAVEAPKGEFGVYLVSDGSNVPYRCKIRAPSFAHLQAMDHLSRGHMIADVAAIIGSLDIVFGEIDR